Proteins from a single region of Desulfosoma sp.:
- a CDS encoding ATP-binding protein produces the protein MGVTLTSETFFESFRDLAAVVHAATNVNDVMAFAVERIADIFKAKGAILRIVNLQTEQMDLYAAYGLSEKYLTKGHVSSRKMITELCRKKKVIIIDDILNDPRVQYPQEAIDEGIVMMLDAPLILREDVVGVLRVLFSEKRTFSEKELDFLVSVAQLCACAIDKARLFEEQESRYERLALQTEKLSALGRMAAGIAHEINNPLSSILLYSSNAMKRVGDLKPVKEALEIIISETIRCRSIIQDLLEFARDRAPSKVRAKLNVLVERALSLLENECRLHQIHVEKKLNTNLPELMLDVNQIQQVVVNLLLNAVEAIGSGGKISVTTGWCEDGQAQFLAVEDTGCGMAPELREKIFEPFFSTKPKGTGLGLAVSYGIVSNHGGIIKVESQPGQGSRFIVELPFHRSDGS, from the coding sequence ATGGGAGTAACGCTTACGTCGGAAACATTTTTCGAATCCTTTCGTGATCTCGCGGCGGTGGTCCACGCCGCGACAAATGTCAATGATGTCATGGCCTTTGCAGTAGAACGGATTGCAGACATCTTTAAAGCCAAAGGGGCCATTCTTCGAATCGTGAACCTTCAAACCGAACAAATGGACCTCTATGCGGCGTACGGCCTGAGTGAAAAATACCTGACTAAAGGGCATGTTTCCAGCCGAAAAATGATTACTGAACTATGTAGAAAAAAGAAGGTCATTATTATTGATGATATTCTCAACGATCCTCGGGTTCAGTATCCTCAAGAAGCTATCGATGAAGGCATCGTTATGATGCTGGATGCACCATTGATCCTTCGGGAAGATGTGGTGGGAGTGCTTCGAGTTCTTTTTTCAGAAAAGCGAACATTTTCGGAAAAGGAGTTGGATTTTCTCGTCTCCGTGGCGCAGCTTTGCGCCTGTGCCATCGATAAAGCACGACTTTTTGAAGAGCAAGAAAGCCGATATGAACGTCTGGCTCTCCAGACGGAAAAACTCTCTGCGTTAGGACGCATGGCCGCCGGCATTGCCCATGAGATTAACAATCCGTTGTCCAGTATACTGCTCTACAGCAGCAACGCCATGAAAAGGGTCGGTGACCTTAAGCCTGTCAAGGAGGCTTTGGAAATCATTATCAGTGAGACCATTCGGTGTCGAAGCATCATTCAGGATCTTCTCGAGTTTGCCAGGGACAGAGCGCCTAGCAAGGTTAGAGCAAAGCTCAACGTCTTGGTGGAAAGAGCTTTGTCTCTTTTGGAAAATGAATGCCGATTGCATCAAATCCATGTGGAAAAAAAATTGAATACCAACCTTCCGGAACTGATGCTTGATGTGAATCAAATACAGCAGGTGGTCGTCAACCTTTTGCTGAATGCCGTCGAAGCCATCGGAAGCGGGGGAAAAATTTCGGTCACCACGGGATGGTGTGAAGACGGGCAAGCTCAGTTTCTTGCGGTGGAGGATACCGGGTGTGGAATGGCACCGGAGCTTCGAGAGAAAATCTTTGAACCTTTCTTTTCCACGAAACCGAAGGGCACGGGCTTGGGATTGGCCGTCTCTTATGGAATTGTCTCCAACCATGGAGGAATCATAAAGGTGGAAAGCCAGCCCGGCCAAGGCAGCCGCTTCATCGTCGAACTTCCGTTCCACAGAAGCGATGGCTCGTAG
- a CDS encoding response regulator: MIAVEELVREDTRVSPHILLMEDEVYVAKGLRMVLEEEGYDVDWAMTGQTALEKCYDKAFDLLVADLKLPDMNGMDVIRHVKSIKPQTEVIVITGYASVESAVEAMKIGVREYLPKPFTEDEFKQAVYEALKEKLDALLRAPVEKVTEHVDRLIERREVMRVLNRAADDDAFWKALVEHGSQALQDYTLSAEAKAAILSGDIRWIHEHIGELTQKELLFLLKRLEMEIW; the protein is encoded by the coding sequence ATGATCGCCGTTGAAGAATTGGTCCGGGAAGACACGAGGGTTTCGCCGCATATCCTTCTGATGGAGGATGAGGTTTATGTGGCGAAGGGATTGCGCATGGTTTTGGAGGAGGAAGGCTACGACGTGGATTGGGCCATGACGGGTCAGACTGCCTTGGAGAAATGCTACGATAAAGCCTTTGACCTTTTGGTGGCCGACCTGAAACTCCCTGACATGAACGGCATGGATGTAATCCGCCATGTCAAGTCGATCAAACCTCAAACGGAGGTGATCGTCATCACAGGTTATGCTTCCGTAGAATCTGCGGTCGAGGCCATGAAAATCGGGGTTCGGGAGTATTTACCGAAGCCTTTCACGGAGGATGAATTCAAACAAGCTGTTTATGAAGCTTTAAAGGAAAAGCTGGATGCACTGCTGCGTGCTCCCGTTGAAAAGGTCACCGAGCATGTGGACAGACTTATCGAGCGACGCGAGGTCATGCGGGTTCTGAACAGAGCGGCCGATGATGATGCGTTCTGGAAAGCCCTTGTGGAACATGGATCTCAGGCTCTGCAGGATTACACACTTTCGGCGGAGGCTAAAGCCGCCATTTTGTCGGGCGACATTCGGTGGATTCACGAGCATATCGGTGAACTGACCCAGAAAGAACTGCTCTTCCTCCTCAAGCGACTGGAAATGGAGATCTGGTAG
- a CDS encoding sigma-54 dependent transcriptional regulator, whose amino-acid sequence MEKGRILIIEDEMRLGEGCRMVLSERGYEVRVCSTARCGQETLAAESFDVVLLDLRLPDGEGMEILQQAKKHNRRECFIVMTGYATVENAVKAMKLGAFDYLCKPFLEDQLVLSVERAIEKRKLVEENARLRKEIADRFSFANIIGEDPAMLKVFDQVARVAPTDTTVLICGEHGTGKELFARAIHAHSPRATRPFIAVDCSTLSSTLLESELFGHVKGAFTGAIQDKKGIFEAAHGGTLFLDDIANLSLETQGKLLRVLEVREYKPVGATVFKTTDTRVICATNRDLKAMTQEGTFREDLFYRLNVFPIVLPPLRERKDDIPRLAYHFLRLFCRKTGKKIDGFTEDALEALKEHPWPGNVRQLKNVVERLVIMADQPIVHVWDLMDHIHGAGRWGVESLPQTMDDLKKMKKRLLEETYARIEKAFLKKVLEESGGNISKAAQKIGMKRSNLSVLLKKHKIRLQAHTNRSSELSTVSFDIR is encoded by the coding sequence ATGGAAAAGGGCCGTATTCTGATTATCGAAGATGAGATGCGACTTGGCGAAGGGTGTCGCATGGTTCTGAGCGAACGAGGCTATGAGGTGCGTGTGTGCTCCACGGCAAGGTGCGGCCAGGAAACCCTTGCGGCGGAAAGCTTTGATGTGGTGCTCCTCGATCTTCGTTTGCCCGATGGGGAAGGAATGGAGATTCTCCAACAAGCGAAGAAGCACAATCGAAGAGAATGTTTCATCGTCATGACCGGCTATGCCACGGTGGAAAATGCCGTCAAAGCCATGAAACTTGGAGCTTTTGATTACCTATGCAAACCTTTTCTTGAAGATCAATTGGTGCTGAGCGTGGAAAGGGCCATCGAGAAAAGAAAACTCGTGGAAGAGAATGCAAGGCTGCGCAAAGAAATAGCGGATCGCTTCAGTTTTGCCAATATTATCGGTGAAGATCCTGCCATGCTTAAAGTTTTCGATCAGGTTGCGCGGGTGGCTCCCACGGACACCACCGTGCTCATTTGCGGGGAACACGGCACGGGCAAAGAACTCTTCGCCCGTGCCATCCATGCCCACAGCCCTAGAGCGACCCGCCCGTTTATTGCCGTCGATTGTAGCACCTTGTCTTCCACGCTCCTGGAAAGTGAACTTTTTGGGCACGTGAAAGGGGCGTTTACAGGGGCTATTCAGGACAAAAAGGGTATTTTTGAAGCCGCTCATGGAGGCACCCTGTTTCTGGACGATATCGCCAACTTGAGCTTGGAAACGCAGGGGAAGCTTTTAAGGGTTCTGGAGGTTCGGGAGTACAAGCCGGTTGGGGCGACCGTCTTCAAGACAACGGACACCAGGGTGATTTGTGCCACCAACCGGGACCTCAAAGCCATGACCCAAGAAGGAACCTTCCGCGAAGACCTTTTCTACAGGCTTAACGTTTTTCCCATTGTGCTACCGCCCCTGCGGGAACGAAAAGACGATATTCCTCGATTGGCTTATCACTTCTTGCGTCTCTTTTGCCGAAAAACAGGAAAAAAAATCGACGGATTTACCGAAGATGCTCTGGAAGCTTTGAAGGAACATCCTTGGCCGGGAAATGTGCGGCAATTGAAAAACGTGGTTGAACGTCTGGTCATCATGGCGGATCAACCGATTGTTCATGTGTGGGACCTGATGGATCACATTCATGGGGCGGGACGTTGGGGTGTTGAAAGTTTGCCTCAAACCATGGATGATCTGAAAAAAATGAAAAAGCGGCTTCTGGAAGAAACCTATGCACGCATCGAAAAAGCCTTTTTGAAAAAAGTTCTGGAGGAATCCGGAGGAAACATCAGTAAAGCGGCTCAAAAGATCGGCATGAAACGATCCAATCTTTCGGTGCTTCTGAAGAAACACAAGATTCGACTTCAAGCGCACACGAATCGATCCTCGGAACTATCCACTGTATCTTTCGATATACGCTGA
- a CDS encoding 2-oxoacid:acceptor oxidoreductase subunit alpha: protein MNDCTIVVAGSAGEGVQTIGDVLAQAVSAHGYAVFAWQEYESRIRGGQNTYSLRVRETPCNAPTMEADILLCLNKGAYEKNAGRLKKGGILLAEEAYEDNAMVMPWKTMAKEQLGRTIYANTIAVGALAGVLGMEEEALEGVLSREFGAKGSEVVEANQKAARLGYATAQSACLNVCPWSFPKRDASFYLVTGNEALPMGAVRAGCRFIAGYPMTPATGVITFLAKRSLELGIFCEQAEDEIAAINMALGASFAGVRAMTATSGGGFALMVEGISLSGMVEVPVVIVLAQRPGPATGLPTRTAQGDLLFAVHAGHGEFAKAVLAPADPKDAFHKMVRAFNLADRFQIPVIVMSDQFLADSRFSITDFEIDRSKPESFLANPKTLTSYQRYAVTEDGISPRLVPGFGPHLVSADSDEHDEWGHITEDLAQTVPMMVGKRLRKMEHLRRVMEPSEAYRVEDAQEIFCSWGSARGAVVEAVDTLRKEGISVGMLHWTELWPLAPVSFPQGVRLWTVENNATAQLASLLRQGFGISFSGHILRSDGLPLTAQYIERAYHEQV from the coding sequence ATGAACGATTGCACCATTGTGGTGGCTGGTAGCGCCGGGGAAGGGGTTCAAACCATCGGGGACGTGCTGGCCCAGGCGGTCTCCGCTCATGGTTATGCCGTCTTTGCCTGGCAGGAGTATGAATCCCGGATTCGAGGCGGACAAAACACGTATTCCTTACGGGTTCGAGAAACCCCGTGCAACGCCCCGACGATGGAAGCGGACATTCTCCTGTGCCTTAACAAAGGGGCCTATGAAAAAAACGCGGGACGACTGAAAAAAGGCGGTATTTTACTGGCGGAAGAAGCTTACGAAGACAATGCCATGGTCATGCCTTGGAAAACCATGGCCAAGGAACAACTGGGGCGGACCATCTATGCCAACACCATCGCTGTGGGAGCCTTGGCGGGAGTCTTGGGCATGGAAGAGGAGGCGCTGGAAGGGGTTCTGTCTCGGGAGTTCGGCGCCAAGGGTTCGGAAGTGGTGGAAGCCAACCAAAAGGCGGCCCGGTTGGGTTATGCTACGGCTCAGAGCGCCTGCCTAAATGTCTGCCCCTGGTCCTTTCCCAAAAGAGATGCCTCTTTTTATCTGGTGACGGGCAATGAAGCTCTTCCCATGGGAGCGGTGAGGGCGGGATGTCGTTTCATCGCCGGATATCCCATGACGCCGGCTACCGGTGTGATCACCTTTCTGGCCAAACGATCTCTAGAGCTGGGCATTTTTTGCGAACAGGCCGAAGATGAAATCGCGGCCATCAACATGGCGCTTGGAGCCAGTTTTGCCGGCGTGCGGGCCATGACAGCCACATCCGGGGGAGGATTCGCTCTAATGGTGGAAGGCATCAGTCTTTCCGGCATGGTGGAAGTGCCGGTGGTGATTGTTTTGGCGCAAAGACCGGGGCCAGCCACGGGACTTCCCACTCGAACCGCTCAAGGGGATCTGTTATTTGCCGTTCATGCCGGTCATGGAGAATTTGCCAAGGCGGTGTTGGCCCCGGCGGATCCTAAGGACGCCTTTCATAAAATGGTAAGAGCTTTTAACCTGGCCGATAGGTTTCAGATTCCGGTGATCGTCATGAGCGATCAATTTCTGGCCGATTCGCGCTTTTCCATAACGGACTTTGAAATTGATCGAAGTAAGCCGGAATCTTTTCTTGCCAACCCGAAAACCCTAACAAGCTATCAACGCTACGCCGTCACAGAGGACGGTATTTCCCCTCGACTCGTTCCAGGGTTCGGCCCCCATTTGGTCTCGGCGGACAGCGACGAACATGACGAATGGGGGCATATTACCGAAGATCTCGCCCAAACAGTTCCCATGATGGTCGGGAAAAGACTCCGAAAAATGGAGCACTTGCGTCGAGTCATGGAACCTTCTGAAGCCTATCGCGTGGAAGACGCTCAAGAAATTTTCTGTTCCTGGGGATCCGCGCGAGGCGCGGTTGTGGAAGCCGTAGACACGCTTCGAAAGGAAGGTATTTCGGTGGGGATGCTTCACTGGACCGAACTATGGCCCTTGGCGCCCGTGTCTTTCCCCCAAGGAGTCCGGCTTTGGACGGTGGAAAACAACGCCACGGCTCAACTGGCTTCCCTGTTAAGACAGGGTTTCGGTATCAGCTTTTCCGGTCACATTCTTCGAAGCGACGGATTGCCTCTCACCGCGCAATATATTGAAAGGGCCTACCATGAACAGGTTTGA
- a CDS encoding NAD(P)-binding protein, with product MRHEGEDGKVRGAVLVIGGGVAGMQAALDIADTGFYVYLLEKASSIGGAMAQLDKTFPTNDCAMUIISPKLVEVGRHLNIEVLTLSEVEELSGEPGNFRVKVRRKPRFIDLEKCTGCGECARVCPVTLKNEFDMGLSERRAAYRLYPQAVPGAFAIEKRGTSPCKATCPAHISVQGYVALAAQGRYREALELIKKDNPLPAICGRVCHHPCETACMRGKVDEPVAIDFIKRYIADLDLKAETRFVPEIKQKREEKVAIIGSGPAGLTCAYYLAQEGYRVTVFEKLPVLGGMLTVGIPAYRLPRDIIEAEIQVIRDMGVEFKTGVEIGKDFTIGQLREQGYKAFFIGIGAHECKKLGIEGEDLEGVYSGVQFLREVNLGNRIFLGDRVAVVGGGNVAMDCVRTALRTGSKKPFIVYRRSLAEMPANEEEIEECHEEGIEILTLTNPVRIIGENGKVKAIECVKMALGEPDASGRRRPVEVKGSNFILEVDAVIAAIGQETDWSCLTPECACSLSDWRTIKVDPLTLQSDDPDIFAGGDAVTGPRTVIEAIAAGKEAAVSMDRFLRGEDLRQGREKRWEAVQNVPTEGYDRIPRERMPRLSPKERLGNFNEVQLGFTEEQVRREAQRCLDCGVCSECYRCVDACLADAVVHEDQEHVQELQVGAVIVAPGFEPFDPSIYDTYGYKRLPNVMTAMEFERLLSASGPTMGHVVRPSDHKEPKKIAWLQCVGSRDIHHCDHAYCSAVCCMYAVKEAVIAKEHIGKDLDTAIFFMDMRTPGKDFDRYAQRAQEQYGVRLIRSRVHSVEQVPGSGGDLEIYYVTEQGEVIRETFDLIVLSVGLKIGEEAVKTAQRLGIDLDRNGFARTSLGMPVASSRPGIYVCGAFNGPKDIPLSVMEASAAAAAATIPLASVRHTMTRVVEPPKERDVRLERPRIGVFVCRCGINIGGVVDVPEVVRYAAGLEGVVYAEENLFTCSQDSQQRMAEVIRERNLNRVVVAACSPRTHECLFQETLIQAGLNKFLLEMANIRNLDSWVHSDDPVTATLKAKDMVRMAVAKARLLSPLQEMHISVSKSSLVVGGGIAGMTAALTLANHGFPVHLVEKTDRLGGWALKVNEGWNGEPMAPLVESLIRSVENHPNIVIHKKASLVNVEGFVGQFKSHIQENGRDVHVEHGVAVIASGAREASTREYLYGEHPAVVTSLGLDALLKDSSTRLRNARAVGFIQCVGSRTPDRPYCSKVCCTHTVRSALSLKRLNPDMEIYVFYRDMRTYGRREELYQKARQEGVLFIRYQLTGKPKVAPVGDRVRLEVLDTILGRPIEVEVDVLCLATGIESYRDTELAKLFKVPMDGDGWFLEAHQKLRPIDFAVDGVFLCGMAHYPKPVEESVAQAQAAAARALRVLSRDSIVLSGVVSWIDPDKCIGCGICPRVCPFGAIEVHPEKRVAEVVPALCKGCGACAAACPAEAATLQGFTHAQIYAQIRQALAA from the coding sequence ATGAGGCACGAGGGTGAAGACGGAAAAGTTCGAGGTGCCGTGTTGGTGATCGGCGGCGGCGTTGCAGGCATGCAAGCCGCCCTCGACATCGCTGACACGGGTTTTTACGTCTACCTGCTGGAAAAAGCGTCGTCCATCGGGGGTGCGATGGCCCAGTTGGACAAGACGTTTCCTACCAATGACTGTGCCATGTGAATTATCTCTCCCAAACTGGTCGAGGTCGGCCGGCATTTAAACATTGAGGTTTTGACCCTGAGTGAAGTGGAAGAACTGAGCGGGGAGCCTGGAAATTTTCGGGTCAAGGTTCGCCGAAAACCTCGTTTCATCGACCTGGAAAAATGCACGGGCTGTGGAGAATGTGCCCGTGTGTGTCCCGTGACCCTGAAAAACGAATTCGACATGGGTTTAAGCGAGCGGCGGGCGGCCTATCGCCTTTACCCTCAAGCGGTTCCGGGAGCCTTTGCCATTGAAAAGCGTGGGACTTCTCCGTGCAAGGCCACCTGTCCCGCCCATATTTCGGTTCAAGGTTATGTGGCCTTGGCGGCCCAGGGGCGGTACCGGGAAGCCTTGGAGCTGATCAAGAAGGATAATCCTTTGCCGGCTATCTGCGGGCGTGTGTGCCATCATCCCTGTGAGACCGCCTGTATGCGGGGCAAAGTGGATGAGCCGGTGGCTATTGACTTTATCAAGCGCTACATCGCCGATTTGGATCTCAAGGCGGAAACTCGGTTTGTTCCTGAAATCAAGCAAAAGCGGGAAGAAAAGGTGGCCATTATCGGGTCCGGCCCCGCGGGTTTAACCTGCGCCTATTACTTGGCGCAGGAAGGTTACCGGGTCACGGTCTTTGAGAAGCTTCCGGTTCTGGGAGGGATGCTCACGGTAGGTATTCCCGCCTATAGGCTGCCTCGGGATATCATCGAGGCGGAGATTCAGGTGATTCGTGACATGGGGGTGGAGTTCAAAACCGGAGTGGAAATCGGGAAGGACTTCACCATCGGGCAGTTGCGCGAGCAGGGTTACAAGGCGTTTTTCATCGGCATCGGAGCCCATGAGTGCAAGAAGCTGGGCATTGAAGGCGAAGATCTGGAAGGGGTGTATTCCGGGGTTCAGTTCTTGCGGGAAGTGAACCTGGGGAATCGAATCTTTCTTGGGGATCGCGTGGCGGTGGTGGGCGGCGGCAATGTGGCCATGGACTGTGTCCGCACGGCGCTGCGCACGGGATCCAAGAAACCTTTTATCGTGTATCGGCGCAGTTTGGCGGAAATGCCTGCCAATGAGGAAGAGATTGAAGAATGCCATGAGGAAGGCATCGAGATTCTCACCCTGACCAATCCCGTTCGTATCATTGGGGAAAACGGGAAGGTCAAGGCCATCGAATGCGTGAAGATGGCTCTTGGGGAACCGGATGCGAGCGGTCGTCGTCGGCCTGTAGAAGTGAAGGGGTCCAATTTTATTCTGGAAGTGGACGCGGTCATCGCCGCCATCGGGCAGGAGACGGATTGGTCGTGTCTCACGCCGGAATGTGCCTGCTCTTTGAGTGATTGGCGAACCATCAAGGTGGATCCCCTGACCTTGCAGTCGGACGATCCGGATATTTTTGCCGGAGGTGATGCGGTTACGGGACCACGGACGGTCATTGAAGCCATTGCGGCCGGCAAGGAAGCCGCCGTGTCCATGGATCGGTTTTTGCGCGGCGAAGATTTACGTCAAGGGCGAGAAAAGCGCTGGGAAGCGGTCCAGAATGTGCCGACGGAAGGCTATGATCGGATACCTCGAGAGCGCATGCCTCGCTTGAGCCCCAAGGAGCGCCTTGGAAACTTTAACGAAGTGCAGTTGGGATTCACGGAAGAGCAGGTACGCCGGGAAGCTCAAAGATGCTTGGACTGCGGCGTATGTTCGGAATGTTACCGCTGTGTGGATGCCTGTTTGGCCGACGCTGTGGTCCATGAGGATCAAGAACATGTTCAGGAACTTCAGGTTGGGGCCGTGATTGTGGCTCCCGGTTTTGAACCTTTTGATCCCAGCATTTACGACACGTACGGTTACAAACGATTGCCCAACGTCATGACGGCCATGGAATTCGAGCGGCTGCTTTCGGCGTCGGGGCCGACCATGGGCCATGTGGTGCGGCCTTCGGACCACAAGGAACCCAAAAAGATCGCGTGGCTTCAGTGTGTGGGTTCTCGAGACATTCATCACTGCGACCATGCTTACTGTTCGGCCGTCTGTTGCATGTATGCCGTCAAGGAAGCGGTCATCGCCAAGGAACACATCGGAAAAGACCTGGATACGGCCATTTTCTTCATGGATATGCGCACCCCAGGAAAGGACTTTGATCGGTATGCCCAGAGAGCCCAAGAACAATATGGTGTGCGTTTGATTCGCAGCCGTGTGCATAGTGTGGAACAAGTCCCCGGCAGCGGAGGAGATCTCGAGATTTACTACGTTACAGAACAGGGAGAAGTGATTCGGGAAACGTTCGATCTGATCGTTCTTTCTGTAGGGCTGAAAATAGGCGAAGAGGCCGTCAAAACGGCTCAGCGCCTGGGAATCGACCTGGACCGGAACGGCTTTGCAAGAACAAGTCTGGGAATGCCGGTGGCGTCATCACGTCCGGGAATCTATGTCTGCGGAGCGTTTAACGGACCAAAGGATATTCCCCTTTCCGTGATGGAAGCCAGTGCCGCCGCGGCCGCAGCAACGATTCCTTTGGCATCCGTGCGCCATACCATGACCCGTGTCGTAGAACCACCGAAGGAACGGGACGTAAGGCTTGAGCGGCCTCGTATCGGTGTCTTTGTGTGTCGTTGCGGCATCAACATCGGAGGAGTGGTGGACGTTCCGGAAGTCGTCCGTTACGCAGCTGGGCTCGAGGGCGTGGTGTATGCTGAAGAAAACTTGTTCACATGTTCCCAAGACAGCCAACAACGCATGGCCGAAGTGATTCGAGAACGCAATCTCAATCGCGTGGTGGTGGCGGCGTGTTCCCCACGCACTCATGAATGTCTATTCCAAGAAACCTTGATCCAAGCAGGGCTGAATAAGTTTTTACTGGAGATGGCCAATATTCGAAATCTGGATTCCTGGGTCCACAGCGACGATCCGGTCACGGCTACGCTCAAAGCCAAGGATATGGTGCGCATGGCCGTGGCCAAGGCTCGACTGCTTTCGCCGCTTCAAGAAATGCATATTTCGGTGTCGAAATCCTCTCTGGTTGTCGGCGGAGGCATCGCAGGAATGACGGCGGCTCTGACGCTGGCGAACCATGGGTTTCCCGTCCATCTGGTGGAAAAAACCGATCGACTTGGCGGTTGGGCTTTGAAAGTCAATGAAGGCTGGAATGGAGAACCCATGGCGCCTCTAGTGGAATCCCTGATCCGTTCCGTAGAAAACCATCCCAATATCGTCATTCATAAAAAAGCTTCCTTGGTGAACGTGGAAGGATTTGTGGGGCAGTTCAAAAGCCATATTCAAGAAAACGGCCGGGATGTCCATGTGGAGCACGGAGTGGCGGTGATCGCCAGCGGAGCTCGAGAAGCCTCTACTCGGGAGTACCTGTACGGAGAGCATCCGGCAGTGGTCACTTCCTTAGGATTGGACGCTCTGTTGAAAGATTCTTCGACACGCCTCAGGAATGCGCGAGCTGTCGGCTTCATCCAATGTGTCGGTTCGCGCACACCGGACCGCCCTTATTGCTCCAAAGTCTGCTGCACTCACACCGTGCGCAGTGCCTTGTCTTTGAAGCGGCTCAATCCGGATATGGAGATCTACGTCTTTTATCGAGACATGAGGACTTACGGGCGCCGAGAGGAACTCTATCAAAAAGCCCGTCAAGAAGGCGTGCTCTTTATCCGGTACCAATTGACAGGAAAGCCGAAGGTCGCTCCTGTGGGTGACCGTGTCCGCCTTGAGGTCCTGGATACGATTTTAGGCCGACCGATTGAGGTTGAAGTGGATGTGCTGTGCCTTGCCACTGGAATCGAATCGTATAGGGACACGGAACTGGCCAAGCTTTTCAAGGTTCCTATGGACGGGGATGGATGGTTT
- a CDS encoding thiamine pyrophosphate-dependent enzyme has translation MNRFDPFKDDVEIQWCPGCPNFGILTAVKKAFLDLQLEPHQVCLVSGIGQAAKLPHYVQCHFFNGLHGRAIPVALGIHAANPELITVVTTGEGDCYGEGGNHFLHALRRNPNITVVVHNNEIYALTKGQASPTTPPGEVRSLQVHGVEAWPLNMPAVAVLHDAAFVARGFAADPDQLKDLLVKAIRCPGLSVVEVIQPCITWGRYPVSWYRERLRPVAPDHDPTDKAAALRLLCEADGRFVTGVIFRGPRRQLFGERFRAALEGKALVHMEFPSKEEVARFLKGFLQTP, from the coding sequence ATGAACAGGTTTGATCCCTTTAAGGACGACGTGGAAATTCAATGGTGTCCAGGATGCCCCAATTTCGGTATTCTGACCGCCGTCAAAAAGGCTTTCTTGGACTTGCAGCTGGAACCTCACCAGGTATGCCTCGTTTCAGGCATCGGGCAGGCGGCCAAGCTTCCCCATTATGTCCAATGCCATTTCTTTAACGGGCTTCATGGTCGAGCCATCCCGGTGGCTTTGGGAATCCATGCCGCAAACCCGGAACTGATCACGGTAGTGACCACCGGTGAAGGAGACTGCTACGGGGAGGGTGGCAATCATTTCCTTCATGCCTTGCGACGCAATCCCAATATCACGGTCGTGGTGCATAACAACGAGATCTATGCGCTGACCAAGGGGCAAGCTTCACCCACCACACCTCCGGGCGAGGTGCGAAGCCTTCAGGTGCACGGCGTGGAAGCTTGGCCGCTGAACATGCCGGCAGTGGCCGTGTTGCACGACGCCGCTTTTGTGGCCAGAGGGTTTGCGGCGGATCCGGATCAACTCAAGGACTTGCTGGTGAAAGCCATTCGGTGTCCGGGTCTTTCCGTGGTGGAAGTGATTCAGCCATGCATCACATGGGGACGTTATCCGGTCAGTTGGTACAGGGAGAGGCTACGCCCTGTGGCTCCAGACCATGACCCGACAGATAAGGCAGCGGCCCTTAGACTGCTTTGCGAAGCGGACGGTCGCTTTGTTACCGGGGTGATCTTTCGCGGCCCAAGACGCCAGCTTTTCGGCGAACGGTTTCGTGCCGCCCTGGAAGGAAAGGCTCTCGTTCACATGGAATTTCCCTCAAAGGAAGAGGTCGCCCGTTTTCTAAAGGGCTTTCTTCAGACACCTTAA